Proteins found in one Nerophis ophidion isolate RoL-2023_Sa linkage group LG21, RoL_Noph_v1.0, whole genome shotgun sequence genomic segment:
- the LOC133539820 gene encoding nucleoporin NUP42-like, with protein MMVWENSDQSSFSCSSGSKALFSGFADISPEEQRFEYYSTKSYLDGISWLLIQWGDRMNQSTRAALIAELRYPAPRTSSSGFGSAPAGCGNKGFEAEPPAQATNISLASPASGLGSPVAPTSPPGFSGAIPAVTQPPSGSDATPSTSSDDPPGSPSPARLAKNLRLHLRGQVPPPQPRPTKRWRSPAHLQEICQDRCVRWKPQAVFTHLRAS; from the exons ATGATGGTTTGGGAGAACTCAGACCAGTCAAGCTTTTCATGTTCTAGCGGCTCCAAAGCACTGTTTTCTG GGTTTGCAGACATATCTCCAGAAGAGCAGAGGTTTGAATATTACTCCACCAAGAGTTAC CTCGATGGCATCAGCTGGCTGCTCATTCAGTGGGGAGACCGAATGAATCAATCTACTCGTGCAGCTTTG ATTGCAGAACTAAGATATCCAGCGCCTCGGACCTCGTCAAGTGGCTTTGGCTcagcacctgctggatgtggcaATAAAG GGTTTGAGGCCGAACCACCAGCCCAAGCAACTAATATCAGTTTAGCTTCTCCAGCGAGTGGATTAGGCTCTCCAGTGGCCCCGACATCTCCTCCAGGTTTCAGCGGCGCCATCCCAGCTGTGACACAACCGCCCTCCGGGTCTGACGCCACGCCGTCTACAAGTTCCGATGACCCTCCAGGTTCCCCTTCCCCCGCTCGTCTGGCGAAAAACTTGCGGCTCCATCTTCGGGGACAGGTTCCTCCTCCGCAGCCGAGACCAACAAAGCGATGGAGAAGTCCCGCGCACCTGCAGGAAATTTGCCAGGACAGGTGCGTGCGGTGGAAACCTCAGGCGGTCTTTACTCACTTGAGAGCGAGCTaa